One stretch of Hymenobacter chitinivorans DSM 11115 DNA includes these proteins:
- a CDS encoding beta strand repeat-containing protein: MTAILLSCRRSGPDHRTLTARRPAGWRLLWALLLLLTSAPLSHAQTTTTGRLQWWPLKVNSQDSAAVRATGILPSTSSLRNFYLSDPTLGTAIKPYSSQFGEAFGSSSSGDGSFVPLPGSNLNRVYYAQFTVTATANATVRVDSLVLWSAFNNTASNLKLAVAYSKSGFSTDSAEIAGGGSGPIGPLTTRTTTPGTGTGTFADPIFLRNQNTGSNQTYRLAMASGSGVTITGGQTLTIRLYYASGSSSAGRYALLRDVRVVGQASTSSNCNAAFTYSANTFCTNGTTPTPTISGTTGGTFSSNAGLSINASTGAINLAASTPGTYTVTYATGSNCSSTATVTITAAPTATFSYFNPTYCSGDGATPAPTLAAGATAGTFSSTAGLSINPTSGAINLVTSTPGTYTITNTVAASGTCAAVTASTSVTISPATTATFSYGASSYCQSGTNPTPTISGTTGGTFSSTTGLSLNASTGAINLAASAPGTYTVTYRVGGPCPSTGVQTVTITSAPLATFSYSGAIYCVAGATNPTPVFGSGASAGTFSATPGGLTLDPATGVITLSSSTPGTYTVTNTVAASGSCAASTASTQVTIQAAPTATLTAGGPTTFCQGGSVVLTAPTTAGATYQFQLNGADIAGATSASYSATASGSYTVSIRTTGGCSATSAPVAVTVTPATTATFAYSAAAFCQSGPNPTPTISGTTGGTFSSNAGLSINASTGAINLVASTPGTYTVTYSVGGTCPSSSTQTVTITNALSASFSYAATPYCATGTASPTLGAGAVAGTFSSTAGLSLNASTGVINLAASTPGTYTVTNSVAASGNCTATSATATVTINAAPTATLTAGGPTTFCQGGSVVLTAAPVTGATYQYQLNGADIAGATSASYSATASGSYTVIVTNGGCSATSAAVAVTVNPATSATFSYSGTTFCVSGTNPTATVTGTTGGTFSSAAGLSLNATTGAINLAASTPGTYTVTYSVGGTCPSSSTRTVTITNALTAGFSYAAGTYCAGSTGSVTPTLATGASAGSFSSTTGLSLNASTGAINLAASAAGTYTVTNTV, translated from the coding sequence ATGACTGCAATCTTACTTTCCTGCCGGCGGTCTGGCCCAGACCACCGCACCCTCACTGCGCGGCGGCCAGCTGGTTGGCGGCTGCTCTGGGCCTTGCTGCTATTGCTGACCAGCGCCCCGCTTAGCCACGCCCAAACCACTACCACTGGCCGCCTGCAGTGGTGGCCGCTGAAGGTCAACAGCCAGGACAGCGCCGCCGTGCGGGCTACTGGCATCCTACCCAGCACCTCCAGCCTGCGCAATTTCTACCTTTCCGACCCCACGCTGGGCACGGCCATCAAACCCTACTCGTCGCAGTTCGGGGAGGCTTTCGGCTCCTCGTCCAGCGGCGACGGGTCGTTTGTGCCGCTGCCGGGCAGCAACCTGAACCGGGTATATTACGCCCAGTTTACGGTGACGGCCACGGCCAACGCCACCGTCCGGGTGGATTCTTTGGTACTGTGGTCGGCCTTCAACAACACGGCCAGTAACCTGAAGCTGGCCGTGGCTTATTCCAAGTCGGGCTTCAGCACCGACTCAGCGGAAATAGCCGGTGGCGGTAGTGGCCCCATCGGTCCGCTGACCACGCGCACTACCACGCCGGGCACCGGCACCGGCACCTTTGCCGACCCTATTTTCCTGCGCAACCAGAATACCGGCTCCAACCAAACCTACCGGCTGGCTATGGCCTCGGGCAGTGGCGTGACCATTACCGGTGGCCAAACCCTGACTATCCGCCTGTATTACGCCAGCGGCAGCAGCAGCGCCGGGCGGTATGCCCTGCTGCGCGACGTGCGCGTGGTGGGCCAGGCCAGCACCAGCTCCAACTGCAACGCGGCCTTCACTTATTCAGCCAACACCTTCTGCACCAACGGTACTACCCCCACGCCCACCATCAGCGGCACCACGGGCGGCACGTTTAGCTCAAATGCGGGCTTGAGCATCAACGCTTCGACGGGCGCCATCAACCTGGCCGCTTCCACGCCCGGCACCTACACCGTCACCTACGCTACTGGCAGCAACTGCTCCAGCACGGCCACGGTGACCATCACGGCGGCGCCTACGGCTACTTTTAGCTACTTCAACCCCACTTACTGCAGCGGCGACGGGGCCACTCCGGCACCCACGCTGGCCGCCGGGGCCACGGCCGGCACGTTTAGCTCGACGGCGGGCCTGAGCATCAACCCCACTTCTGGCGCTATCAACCTGGTTACGAGCACGCCGGGCACCTACACCATCACCAATACGGTAGCCGCTTCTGGCACCTGCGCTGCCGTCACGGCCAGCACTTCGGTTACCATCAGCCCGGCTACCACGGCCACGTTCAGCTACGGAGCCTCGTCGTACTGCCAGAGCGGCACCAACCCCACGCCCACCATCAGCGGCACCACGGGCGGCACGTTTAGCTCAACTACTGGTTTGAGTTTGAATGCCAGCACCGGCGCCATCAACCTGGCCGCTTCCGCACCCGGCACCTACACCGTCACCTACCGGGTGGGTGGCCCTTGCCCGTCGACCGGGGTGCAGACCGTTACGATTACCTCGGCACCCCTGGCTACTTTCTCGTATTCGGGCGCCATATACTGCGTAGCGGGAGCTACAAACCCCACGCCCGTGTTTGGCAGCGGTGCCAGCGCCGGCACCTTTTCGGCTACGCCCGGCGGCCTGACCCTGGACCCGGCAACGGGAGTCATTACCTTGAGCAGCAGTACGCCCGGCACCTACACCGTAACCAATACGGTGGCGGCCTCGGGTAGCTGCGCCGCCTCCACGGCCAGCACGCAGGTAACGATTCAGGCGGCCCCCACGGCCACGCTGACGGCCGGCGGCCCCACCACCTTCTGCCAGGGTGGCTCAGTAGTGTTGACGGCCCCCACCACGGCGGGTGCTACTTACCAGTTCCAGCTCAACGGCGCGGACATAGCCGGTGCTACGTCGGCTTCCTACTCGGCCACGGCCAGCGGCAGCTACACGGTCAGTATCCGCACGACGGGCGGTTGCTCGGCTACTTCGGCTCCGGTAGCCGTGACGGTCACCCCCGCGACTACCGCCACGTTTGCCTACTCGGCGGCAGCCTTCTGCCAGAGTGGCCCCAACCCCACGCCCACCATCAGCGGCACCACGGGCGGCACGTTTAGCTCAAATGCGGGCTTGAGCATCAACGCTTCGACGGGCGCCATCAACCTGGTGGCTTCCACGCCCGGCACTTACACCGTGACTTATAGCGTGGGCGGCACCTGTCCTTCGTCGAGCACGCAAACAGTAACCATTACCAACGCGCTGTCGGCCAGCTTCAGCTACGCCGCTACGCCGTACTGCGCGACGGGCACGGCTAGCCCGACTCTGGGCGCTGGCGCAGTAGCGGGCACGTTTAGCTCGACTGCGGGTTTGAGCCTCAATGCCAGCACCGGTGTTATCAACCTGGCCGCCTCCACGCCTGGCACCTACACTGTGACCAACTCGGTAGCGGCTTCGGGTAACTGCACGGCCACTTCGGCCACCGCCACGGTGACCATCAACGCGGCCCCCACGGCCACGCTGACGGCCGGCGGCCCCACCACCTTCTGCCAGGGCGGCTCGGTGGTACTGACGGCGGCACCGGTAACCGGGGCTACTTACCAGTACCAACTCAATGGCGCGGACATAGCCGGCGCTACGTCGGCTTCCTACTCGGCTACGGCCAGCGGCAGCTACACGGTCATTGTGACCAACGGCGGCTGCTCGGCCACCTCGGCTGCGGTGGCCGTGACGGTCAACCCCGCTACTTCAGCTACGTTCAGCTACAGCGGCACTACGTTCTGCGTGAGCGGCACCAACCCCACGGCTACCGTGACGGGCACCACGGGCGGCACCTTTAGCTCGGCCGCCGGCCTGAGTTTGAATGCCACCACCGGCGCCATCAACCTGGCCGCTTCCACGCCCGGCACTTACACCGTCACCTACAGCGTGGGGGGTACCTGCCCTAGCAGCAGCACCCGCACCGTGACTATTACCAATGCCCTGACGGCGGGCTTCAGCTATGCGGCGGGCACATACTGCGCCGGCAGCACCGGCTCGGTGACGCCCACGCTGGCCACCGGAGCTTCGGCCGGCTCGTTCAGCTCCACCACGGGCCTGAGCCTGAACGCCAGCACCGGGGCCATCAACCTGGCCGCCTCCGCCGCGGGCACCTACACCGTCACCAACACCGT
- the clpB gene encoding ATP-dependent chaperone ClpB — protein sequence MNFNNYTIKAQEAVQKATEIAGGNQQQAIDTGHLLKGLFQSDENVLSFLAKKLGVNLNILTPRLDTIVAGYPKVSGGAPYLSNEAAAALQRATGFLKEFDDEYVSVEHLLLGLLGGKDATATLLKDTGFNEKDLKAAIKELRGGRKVTSQTAEDQYQSLNRYSRNLNEQVRTGKMDPVIGRDEEIRRVLQILSRRTKNNPVLLGEPGVGKTAIVEGLAQRIVAGDVPENLKDKIIMSLDMGLLIAGAKYKGEFEERLKSVIKEVTDSEGQIILFIDEMHTLIGAGGGGEGAMDAANLLKPALARGELHSIGATTLKEYQKYIEKDKALERRFQAVMVDEPTIEDAISIMRGIKEKYELHHGVRITDDAVIAAVELSSRYITDRFLPDKAIDLMDEAAAKLRIELNSMPVELDEVQRRIMQLEIEREAIRREENVDRENVLNKELSELSAKRDSLKAQWENEKSVLTNIQEQKEAIERFKVEAEQAERQGDYGRVAELRYGKIQEAEAKLKTLQDEANANKDGGHMLQEVVTHEDIAEVVAKWTGIPVSKMLQSDREKLLNLEAELGKRVAGQSEAIAAISDAVRRSRAGLQDPKRPIGSFIFLGTTGVGKTELAKALAEYLFNDENSMVRIDMSEYQERHAVSRLIGAPPGYVGYDEGGQLTEAVRRKPYSVILLDEIEKAHPDVFNILLQVLDDGRLTDNKGRVANFKNTIIIMTSNTGADIIQKNFKELNDYNHDEVVDRTREEVVERLKQHMRPEFLNRIDEIVMFQPLKRKEIRKIVDIQFKQIQQRLEEAGIRLEATDEVLSYLGEQGFDPQFGARPLKRVLQRLVLNELSKDILSGRVTKDAVVEAVLEDDHIRFVNVDVEIPGV from the coding sequence ATGAACTTTAATAACTATACCATCAAGGCACAGGAGGCTGTGCAGAAGGCCACTGAAATTGCCGGGGGCAACCAGCAGCAGGCCATTGATACCGGCCACCTGCTCAAGGGCCTCTTCCAGAGCGACGAGAACGTCCTCTCGTTTCTGGCCAAAAAGCTGGGCGTCAACCTCAACATCCTCACGCCCCGCCTCGATACCATCGTGGCCGGCTACCCCAAAGTAAGCGGCGGCGCCCCCTACCTCTCCAACGAAGCCGCCGCCGCTCTGCAGCGCGCCACCGGCTTCCTCAAGGAGTTCGACGATGAATACGTATCCGTGGAGCACCTGCTGCTGGGCCTGCTCGGCGGCAAAGACGCCACCGCCACCCTGCTCAAAGACACCGGCTTCAACGAGAAAGACCTCAAAGCCGCCATCAAAGAGCTGCGCGGGGGCCGCAAAGTCACCTCCCAGACTGCCGAAGACCAGTACCAGAGCCTCAACCGCTACTCCCGCAACCTCAACGAGCAGGTGCGCACCGGCAAGATGGACCCCGTCATCGGCCGCGACGAAGAAATCCGCCGCGTCCTCCAGATTCTGTCGCGCCGCACCAAGAACAACCCCGTCCTGCTCGGTGAGCCCGGCGTCGGCAAAACCGCCATTGTCGAGGGCCTGGCCCAGCGCATCGTGGCCGGCGACGTGCCCGAAAACCTCAAGGACAAGATCATCATGTCCCTCGACATGGGCCTGCTCATTGCCGGGGCCAAGTACAAGGGCGAGTTTGAAGAGCGCCTCAAGTCCGTCATCAAGGAGGTCACCGACTCCGAAGGCCAGATCATCCTGTTCATCGACGAGATGCACACCCTGATTGGGGCCGGTGGCGGCGGTGAAGGCGCCATGGACGCGGCCAACCTGCTCAAGCCCGCCCTGGCCCGCGGCGAGCTGCACTCCATCGGGGCCACCACCCTCAAGGAGTACCAGAAGTACATCGAGAAGGACAAGGCCCTGGAGCGCCGTTTCCAGGCCGTCATGGTCGATGAGCCCACCATTGAGGACGCCATCAGCATTATGCGCGGCATCAAGGAGAAGTACGAGCTCCACCACGGCGTACGCATCACCGACGACGCCGTTATTGCCGCCGTCGAGCTGAGCAGCCGCTACATCACCGACCGGTTCCTGCCCGACAAGGCCATCGACCTCATGGACGAAGCCGCGGCCAAGCTCCGCATCGAGCTCAACTCCATGCCCGTGGAATTGGACGAAGTGCAGCGCCGCATCATGCAGCTCGAGATTGAGCGCGAAGCCATCCGCCGCGAGGAAAACGTGGACCGGGAAAACGTGCTCAATAAAGAGCTCAGCGAGCTGTCGGCCAAGCGCGACTCCCTGAAAGCCCAGTGGGAAAACGAGAAGTCCGTCCTGACCAACATTCAGGAGCAGAAGGAAGCCATTGAGCGGTTCAAGGTCGAAGCCGAGCAGGCCGAGCGCCAGGGCGACTACGGCCGCGTGGCCGAGCTGCGCTACGGCAAGATTCAGGAAGCCGAAGCCAAGCTCAAAACCCTGCAGGACGAAGCCAACGCCAACAAGGACGGCGGCCACATGCTCCAGGAAGTCGTCACCCACGAGGACATTGCTGAGGTAGTAGCCAAGTGGACCGGCATTCCGGTGAGCAAGATGCTGCAGTCGGACCGCGAGAAGCTGCTCAACCTCGAAGCCGAGCTGGGCAAGCGCGTAGCCGGGCAGAGCGAAGCCATTGCCGCCATTTCGGATGCCGTGCGCCGCTCCCGGGCCGGTTTGCAGGACCCCAAGCGGCCCATCGGCTCGTTTATCTTCCTGGGCACTACCGGCGTGGGTAAAACCGAGCTGGCCAAGGCCCTGGCCGAGTACCTGTTCAACGATGAGAACAGCATGGTCCGCATCGACATGAGCGAGTACCAGGAGCGCCACGCCGTGTCCCGCCTCATCGGGGCGCCTCCCGGCTACGTGGGCTACGACGAAGGCGGGCAGCTGACCGAGGCCGTGCGCCGCAAGCCCTACTCGGTCATCTTGCTCGACGAAATCGAGAAGGCCCACCCCGACGTGTTCAACATCCTGCTCCAGGTGCTCGACGACGGCCGCCTCACCGACAACAAAGGCCGGGTGGCGAACTTCAAGAACACCATCATCATCATGACCTCCAACACGGGCGCCGACATCATTCAGAAGAACTTCAAGGAGCTCAATGACTACAACCACGACGAGGTGGTAGACCGCACCCGCGAGGAAGTGGTGGAGCGCCTCAAGCAGCACATGCGCCCCGAGTTCCTGAACCGCATCGACGAAATTGTGATGTTCCAGCCCCTCAAGCGCAAGGAAATCCGCAAGATTGTCGACATCCAGTTCAAGCAGATTCAGCAGCGCCTGGAAGAAGCCGGTATCCGCCTCGAAGCCACCGACGAAGTGCTCAGCTACCTCGGCGAGCAGGGCTTCGACCCGCAGTTCGGCGCCCGCCCCCTGAAGCGGGTGCTGCAGCGCCTGGTACTCAACGAGCTGTCGAAAGACATCCTCTCGGGCCGCGTCACCAAGGATGCCGTGGTAGAAGCCGTGCTCGAAGACGACCACATCCGCTTCGTCAACGTGGACGTGGAGATTCCCGGGGTGTAA
- a CDS encoding Abi-alpha family protein produces MTGGEIIASKAIEAATSDKAQGLIKGLFGKAFEETGEMIADQVRLRRFKNQVKILKKAQSYLTENSIDTQKISLKVLSPLLEYSSLEEEESLQERWSKLIKNILLRPLPVVSQQNAVEILNKISNDEAELLDNIYNKYIKGRKEKAAKQNAYAIIKLPEVKAEDFPVDIFSFEIKSLARGLGCSLEDIEIQISNLVALGTLKYEVEVDVKVEKPNEDFEELEVDVEVDVSDYIKVRITRLGVVFVELCT; encoded by the coding sequence ATGACAGGAGGAGAAATAATTGCTAGCAAAGCCATTGAGGCCGCTACATCCGACAAAGCACAAGGATTAATCAAAGGTCTATTTGGCAAAGCCTTTGAAGAAACAGGTGAAATGATTGCTGACCAGGTGCGCTTAAGGAGATTTAAGAATCAAGTTAAAATTCTTAAAAAAGCTCAAAGCTACTTAACAGAGAATAGTATTGACACTCAAAAAATCAGTTTAAAGGTTCTTTCTCCATTGCTTGAATATTCTTCATTGGAAGAAGAAGAGAGTCTTCAAGAGCGTTGGTCTAAACTCATTAAGAACATTTTGTTACGACCTTTACCTGTAGTATCTCAACAGAATGCTGTAGAAATATTGAACAAAATATCTAACGACGAGGCAGAGCTATTAGACAATATTTATAATAAATATATAAAAGGCAGAAAAGAAAAAGCCGCCAAACAGAATGCATATGCAATAATTAAGCTTCCAGAAGTTAAAGCCGAGGACTTTCCTGTAGATATTTTTAGTTTCGAAATAAAGTCTTTGGCAAGGGGATTAGGATGCTCTCTTGAAGATATAGAAATACAAATTTCTAATCTTGTTGCGTTGGGCACATTAAAATATGAAGTGGAGGTTGATGTTAAAGTTGAAAAGCCAAACGAAGACTTTGAGGAATTAGAGGTTGATGTAGAAGTTGATGTGAGCGACTATATCAAAGTTAGAATTACTAGACTAGGCGTTGTGTTTGTTGAATTATGTACCTGA
- a CDS encoding type II toxin-antitoxin system VapC family toxin produces the protein MSAGYLLDTNICVHFLRGEHQLDKKLAAIGLAKCFLSEITIAELLFGAANSAPVWQVRQHQQITEFRELFAEQVLPIGPTLEIFAAQKAHLRRAGRPIDDFDILIGCTALTHSLTLVTRNTRHFTNLSGLQLENWIDTPPRSDLILAPALQ, from the coding sequence ATGAGCGCCGGCTATCTGCTCGATACCAACATCTGCGTCCATTTCCTGCGCGGAGAGCATCAGTTAGATAAAAAGCTAGCCGCAATTGGTCTGGCCAAATGTTTCCTATCTGAAATTACAATTGCCGAACTGCTCTTCGGCGCGGCCAACAGCGCCCCGGTCTGGCAGGTCCGGCAGCACCAGCAGATAACCGAATTCCGGGAGCTGTTTGCCGAACAAGTACTTCCTATTGGCCCTACCCTGGAAATATTCGCCGCCCAAAAAGCCCACCTACGCCGCGCCGGCCGCCCCATCGACGATTTCGACATCCTCATCGGCTGCACCGCCCTTACCCACAGCCTCACCCTCGTCACCCGCAACACCCGCCACTTCACCAACCTAAGCGGCCTCCAACTGGAAAACTGGATTGACACCCCACCAAGGTCAGACCTAATACTTGCACCGGCATTACAGTAG
- a CDS encoding DinB family protein encodes MTTPQLLEALTAAHEEFAGTVEALDANDFLRKPPGKWNAGQHLDHILRGVSRVGGALKLPGMVQGWLFGKTTEPAGSYEELVARYQQVLAGGFTATESFLPDEVGAAQQRELPEKLRAEVARLTRRAAGYSEAQLDTHLLPHPALGKLTLRQMLYFTLYHVRHHQRLVLRGLGRAER; translated from the coding sequence ATGACTACGCCGCAGCTACTAGAGGCGCTTACTGCCGCGCACGAGGAATTTGCCGGGACCGTGGAGGCCCTGGATGCCAACGACTTTTTGCGCAAGCCCCCGGGGAAATGGAATGCCGGCCAGCACCTGGACCACATCCTGCGGGGGGTGAGCCGGGTGGGTGGGGCGCTGAAGCTGCCGGGGATGGTGCAGGGCTGGCTGTTTGGTAAGACTACTGAGCCGGCCGGGTCGTACGAGGAACTGGTGGCGCGCTACCAGCAGGTGCTGGCGGGGGGCTTTACGGCTACCGAGTCGTTTTTGCCGGACGAAGTGGGGGCGGCCCAGCAGCGGGAGCTGCCCGAGAAGCTGCGGGCCGAGGTGGCGCGGCTGACGCGGCGGGCGGCGGGCTATTCGGAAGCGCAGCTGGACACCCACCTGCTGCCCCACCCGGCGCTGGGCAAGCTCACGCTGCGCCAAATGCTCTACTTCACGCTCTACCACGTGCGGCACCATCAGCGCCTGGTACTGCGGGGGCTGGGCCGGGCGGAGCGGTAG
- a CDS encoding DUF1842 domain-containing protein — protein MSTTLSATPEAPVASTSEAPLASLYRACGTIGNAGMPGAPIAHFSLLVNPAGGKVVGAVHITQAIQGPGSDIEVYNVQGTVSELVWGAKETKVVQLTGSYIYSVPPPAIGTFQAEFTAHMVVGSDWNGQGGFSYGGKQINNVPVTSTDC, from the coding sequence ATGTCAACCACTCTGTCAGCCACCCCCGAAGCCCCCGTAGCTAGCACCTCCGAAGCCCCTTTGGCTAGTCTTTACCGCGCCTGCGGCACCATCGGCAACGCCGGGATGCCCGGGGCTCCTATTGCTCATTTCTCGCTGCTGGTCAACCCCGCGGGCGGCAAGGTAGTAGGCGCCGTGCACATCACCCAGGCCATTCAGGGCCCGGGCTCCGATATTGAGGTTTACAACGTCCAGGGCACCGTCTCGGAGCTGGTGTGGGGTGCCAAGGAAACCAAGGTTGTGCAGCTGACCGGCTCGTACATTTATAGTGTTCCGCCGCCCGCCATTGGCACCTTCCAGGCGGAGTTCACGGCCCACATGGTCGTGGGTTCGGACTGGAACGGCCAGGGTGGCTTCAGCTACGGCGGTAAGCAGATCAACAACGTACCAGTAACCAGCACCGACTGCTAA
- a CDS encoding Crp/Fnr family transcriptional regulator, producing the protein MYAPLLAHIARYVALTESEEALLCSYLRVQTIGRKDHLLREGQVCAANYFVLQGCLRTYLVSEKGTEQTILFGIENWWLTDYASLDTGQASQFNIQAVEATQVVVLAQDVQEEVFRRLPPLERYFRLVLQRAAAAALFRIKFLYSMSGEERYRHFSHAWPGFVQRVPQYMLASFLGFTPEFLSKIRAKVEPEQRAGIS; encoded by the coding sequence ATGTACGCGCCCCTACTGGCCCACATTGCCCGTTACGTTGCCCTGACCGAGTCGGAGGAGGCACTGCTGTGCTCGTACCTGCGGGTGCAGACCATTGGCCGCAAAGACCATCTGTTGCGGGAAGGGCAGGTGTGCGCCGCTAACTATTTTGTGCTGCAGGGCTGCCTGCGCACTTACCTGGTGAGTGAGAAAGGCACGGAGCAAACCATTCTGTTCGGCATCGAAAACTGGTGGCTGACCGATTACGCCAGCCTCGATACCGGGCAGGCTTCGCAGTTCAATATTCAGGCCGTGGAGGCTACGCAGGTAGTGGTCTTGGCGCAGGACGTGCAGGAGGAGGTGTTTCGGCGGCTGCCGCCGCTGGAGCGCTACTTCCGGCTGGTACTGCAGCGGGCAGCCGCGGCGGCCCTGTTCCGGATCAAGTTTCTGTATAGCATGTCGGGGGAGGAGCGCTACCGGCATTTCAGCCACGCCTGGCCGGGATTTGTGCAGCGGGTGCCCCAGTACATGCTGGCGTCGTTTCTGGGCTTTACGCCCGAATTTTTGAGCAAGATCCGGGCAAAGGTGGAGCCTGAGCAGAGGGCCGGCATTTCTTAA
- a CDS encoding carboxymuconolactone decarboxylase family protein has protein sequence MRFNLQALEPESYKAMFGLEKYLAGTGLSATHRHLLKMRASQLNGCAYCLNMHSKEARKDGETEQRLYLLPAWRETTLFTPAEKALLALCEEVTLLSQGGVSDATYQQAVAACGEQYVAQALMAIIVINGWNRIAVTTQLPLEA, from the coding sequence ATGCGTTTCAACCTGCAAGCCCTCGAGCCCGAATCCTACAAAGCCATGTTCGGCCTCGAAAAATACCTGGCCGGCACCGGGCTCAGCGCCACCCACCGGCACCTGCTGAAAATGCGGGCTTCCCAACTCAACGGCTGCGCGTACTGCCTCAACATGCACAGCAAGGAAGCCCGCAAGGATGGCGAAACCGAGCAGCGGCTCTACCTGCTCCCGGCCTGGCGGGAAACGACGCTGTTTACGCCCGCGGAAAAAGCCCTGCTGGCCCTCTGCGAGGAAGTCACGCTGCTCAGCCAGGGTGGCGTTTCGGACGCTACCTACCAGCAGGCCGTGGCCGCCTGCGGCGAGCAGTACGTGGCCCAGGCTCTGATGGCTATTATCGTTATCAATGGCTGGAACCGGATTGCGGTTACGACCCAGCTGCCGCTGGAGGCCTGA
- a CDS encoding ImmA/IrrE family metallo-endopeptidase, translating into MPAALSMSPETRMLTRKEIEARAQAVLQQAGAAANLPIDPVSLAQQHDITVHNAEFAQDSLSGMITKQSSGTIILVKGSDPASRKRFTIAHELAHHFLHLAEADGSFVDSTINLFREQFSDSIPDADRAREIEANRFAAALLMPEPLMRREFAHNPDIDYLAWRFGVSEQAMGYRMAELGLR; encoded by the coding sequence ATGCCTGCCGCTTTGTCGATGTCGCCCGAAACCCGAATGCTCACCCGCAAAGAAATTGAGGCGCGGGCCCAGGCCGTGCTGCAGCAGGCCGGGGCGGCGGCTAACCTGCCCATCGACCCGGTGAGCCTGGCCCAGCAGCACGATATTACCGTGCACAACGCCGAGTTTGCCCAGGACAGCCTTTCGGGTATGATTACCAAGCAAAGCAGCGGCACCATCATCCTGGTCAAAGGCTCGGACCCGGCCAGCCGCAAGCGGTTTACCATTGCCCACGAGCTGGCCCACCACTTCCTGCACCTGGCCGAAGCCGACGGCTCCTTCGTCGACAGCACCATCAACCTGTTTCGGGAGCAGTTTTCCGACTCGATTCCCGACGCCGACCGGGCCCGTGAAATTGAGGCCAACCGCTTTGCCGCCGCCCTGCTCATGCCCGAGCCCCTGATGCGCCGCGAGTTTGCCCACAACCCCGACATCGACTATCTGGCCTGGCGCTTTGGCGTGTCGGAGCAGGCCATGGGCTACCGCATGGCGGAACTAGGCTTGCGCTAA
- a CDS encoding GNAT family N-acetyltransferase has translation MLRWPFLSYLMPLNLQPRLENQQVLLLPLQADDFADLYAAASDPKIWEQHPNKDRWQREVFQTFFEGALQSQGAFKIVDKATGAVAGSTRFYGPDEQDASIHIGYTFYATRYWGTGLNLLVKGLMLDYIFQFVAQVYFHIGAVNRRSQIAIGRLGAEKIAEEEIAYFGEAPKLNFVYRLGKEEWLTRAQSGPAGR, from the coding sequence ATGCTCCGCTGGCCTTTCCTCTCCTACCTGATGCCTCTCAACCTCCAACCCCGCCTCGAAAACCAGCAGGTGCTGCTGCTTCCCCTGCAAGCCGACGACTTTGCAGACTTGTACGCGGCAGCTTCCGACCCCAAGATCTGGGAGCAGCACCCCAACAAGGACCGGTGGCAGCGGGAAGTATTTCAAACGTTCTTCGAAGGCGCGCTCCAGAGCCAGGGCGCCTTTAAGATAGTGGACAAAGCAACCGGCGCAGTGGCCGGCAGCACCCGCTTCTACGGCCCCGACGAGCAGGACGCCAGCATCCACATCGGCTACACGTTTTACGCCACCCGCTACTGGGGCACGGGCCTCAACCTGCTGGTGAAGGGCCTGATGCTGGACTACATCTTCCAGTTCGTTGCGCAGGTGTATTTCCACATTGGCGCCGTCAACCGCCGCTCCCAGATTGCCATTGGCCGCCTGGGCGCCGAAAAGATTGCCGAGGAAGAAATAGCCTACTTCGGCGAAGCGCCCAAGCTCAACTTTGTGTACCGGCTGGGCAAAGAAGAGTGGCTCACTCGCGCGCAGAGCGGCCCCGCCGGCCGATAA